Genomic segment of Arvicola amphibius chromosome 7, mArvAmp1.2, whole genome shotgun sequence:
TCATCATAGGAGTCACTACTGTGTACATAACAGTGGCTACCTGGTCCTTCACCACTTAGTACATGGACAGAGGCCTAAAGTAGACATAGATGACACTCCCATAGAACAGGACCACTACAGTGAGGTGGGAGCCACAGGTAGAGAAGGCTTTCCATTTTCCAGCTGCAGAGGGGATCCTGAGCACAGTGACAATGATTCTCAGGTAGGAGAAGAGAATGCATAGGAAGGGGGTCACAATGACAGCCAGGGTCTCAGTCATGACCACAATCTGGCTGGAGGATGTGTCAGAGCAGGACAGCTTCAGCACGGGCTGGGTGTCACAGAAAAAGTACTTAATGACATGGGAGGCACAGAATGAGAGTCGAGACATGAGAAGAACACGGAACAGGGCATGTAGGTAGGAGATGGTGCAGGAGCCCAGGAGCATGAAGAGGCAGCAGTGTGGCCTCATCACCACATCATAATGTAAAGGGGTACAGATGGCCACCAGTCGGTCAGTGGCCATGGAGGCTAGCAGGTAACTGTCAGTGTTCCCCAAGGCCATGAAGAAGTACATCTGAACTAGACATCCC
This window contains:
- the LOC119819555 gene encoding LOW QUALITY PROTEIN: olfactory receptor 1L4-like (The sequence of the model RefSeq protein was modified relative to this genomic sequence to represent the inferred CDS: substituted 1 base at 1 genomic stop codon), with product MNNHSSRTSDFILLGLSSNPQMQKPLFDIFFIMYMVTMVGNVLIILVIHSDSRLHTPMYFFLSNLSFMDICFTTVIVPKMLVNLLSETKTISYVGCLVQMYFFMALGNTDSYLLASMATDRLVAICTPLHYDVVMRPHCCLFMLLGSCTISYLHALFRVLLMSRLSFCASHVIKYFFCDTQPVLKLSCSDTSSSQIVVMTETLAVIVTPFLCILFSYLRIIVTVLRIPSAAGKWKAFSTCGSHLTVVVLFYGSVIYVYFRPLSMYXVVKDQVATVMYTVVTPMMNPFIYSLRNKNIKRGLKKLMCKVHS